In a single window of the Drosophila subpulchrella strain 33 F10 #4 breed RU33 chromosome X, RU_Dsub_v1.1 Primary Assembly, whole genome shotgun sequence genome:
- the LOC119558063 gene encoding rho GTPase-activating protein 190 isoform X6, whose translation MRQFNISVIGLSGTEKDRGQVGVGKSCLCNRFMRPMADDYFIDHISVLSQSDFSGRIVNNDHFLYWGDVRKTTDEGVEYQFNIIEQTEFMDDSTFQAFKVGKMDPYSKRCTATKVFSAEKLMYICKNQLGIEKEYEQKVMPDGRLSIDGFVVVFDVSPVPNRSVEKQVEFVQNVIATILKNKKPLVLVTTKNDDAYELYVREAEKISQRKDYKSTVQLIETSAHESINIDLAFLLLAQMIDKVKNRVKIISYQESAKSRKELLDTRSEAVTRLIRNQITDYHVLWSQGSKMLSQYREWNEFLNIFGHEAGQKLFRRHMKKLRDDHLNKKLHQYLDKFALALEYLLPDIGALNISDDDAWECARNYLQNHIEFEQYFFECPQASWTELVDMDEAEDEARIPFDVLETSEAETVFRNYLNSVQQDKKKIGWKQQFKMLLEESGFVTPGKQLSEVRVLFMGRECFEALSEHDCQQIYDIHQDDIIEKSKQNFVELLLEHAQYFLQFKNVDNITQEDVRQITDVIQEDSRYKMLDRLDQERRLMLVQHLRFIHCPIRDHCPFFYNCVDSLIEEVLSDKSAGNHKTPSGGGWKSSGSGSDRTLNLLIVGSEHLASDLLNDIRICTGSKGEYIYENQTYYLNYRIANGDMEAFKAIDVYSSGLICVYSNQQSFETLKDNLERTLLCNLELEDKFENLPIVLVYQPQDLKENEVEYLRNEGMRLSEMLHCDFIDHTQNHQKYVYDILNIVILSLKLTEMKSYEPYPSNHTDLRILCCIFCGDQYDIENIVQPLVAESTLVKASEHSIIVDVFIGDAKRRVEFILSSYHGTSQYRDELIHGYIYFYSAKRRSSLANLSILAAQNANIPLQIIAVTESGGVNAFFNSDICQFLITEGNAVADRFKGSFMTFSADQYVKFAFYNPFLKTAWDNKYEVENLHVEESITLDSGEGTLENSVNQMPRPPPRHESYMLSNTLGTDGSGSENYEMAPTRSLNSLNEERDISLDEIYDDNEKPKHLHQTDVSGSKDSLATHDAEWLEDKSDGRRNMNKNSIWNNFSGSTHAYTTGRRHIDSNLNKIRPKGPSQTLKVGEAPSRNCPAMSSSTFTLPTQQPGKLNMKNFQLVSDAVAKMNFTGSGSGSGSGSGSGSTGLGLGLGTGGSGSMGDSYLEPCDKDGKRYDHAQLDGEDEDSEELAEYEQIYENEDCTESDSCASSTERRVRQQNAYYKASKKPVAAKKQKKKKVAIPVQTPRVPPFGSYVSPPEIPLHYQRMVVGGGGPGEKKKPEPCVPDFMKSDKSPEYSMVPELAAAGIFGTENLPEYNAKCLKEYEKMEKLEKRRLKEETARLRKLQEKEKEQEKKLKRKLKQNSKGLVESAEAQFGKLMISSEQGEIPIFLNKCVEFIEKEGLDSEGIYRVPGSRAHVDMLFQRFEEDTKTEIDALDIPVNAVATALKDFFSKRLPPLFSKDIIKELEEIAGSRGVGNSKLNVEVKTDRSCRLIALKSLLQKLPPINFAILKYIFQHFVHVSDNSKLNSMDSKNLAICWWPTLIPIDFTDMGHFEQLRPYLEDIVQTMIDQFPYLFCGKDAFVMV comes from the exons ATGCGTCAGTTTAACATCTCGGTCATTGGACTATCCGGGACCGAAAAGGACCGCGGCCAGGTGGGCGTGGGCAAGTCATGCCTGTGCAACAGATTCATGCGCCCGATGGCCGACGACTACTTCATCGATCACATATCAGTGCTCAGCCAGAGCGACTTCAGTGGCCGGATCGTGAACAACGACCACTTCCTCTATTGGGGCGATGTGCGCAAGACGACGGACGAGGGCGTCGAGTACCAGTTCAACATCATCGAGCAGACCGAGTTCATGGACGACTCCACCTTCCAGGCCTTTAAGGTGGGCAAGATGGATCCGTACTCGAAGCGGTGCACCGCCACCAAGGTCTTCTCCGCGGAGAAGCTAATGTACATATGCAAGAATCAGTTGGGCATCGAGAAGGAGTACGAGCAGAAGGTGATGCCCGATGGCCGGCTCAGTATCGATGGCTTTGTGGTCGTCTTCGATGTGAGTCCGGTGCCCAATCGCAGTGTGGAGAAGCAGGTGGAGTTTGTGCAGAATGTTATCGCCACCATACTGAAGAACAAGAAGCCCCTGGTGCTGGTGACTACCAAGAACGACGACGCCTACGAGTTGTATGTCCGCGAGGCGGAGAAGATTAGCCAGCGGAAGGACTATAAGAGCACCGTTCAGTTAATCGAGACATCGGCCCACGAGAGCATCAACATCGATTTGGCCTTCCTCCTGCTCGCCCAGATGATCGACAAGGTTAAGAACCGGGTCAAGATCATCTCTTACCAGGAGTCAGCCAAATCACGCAAGGAGCTCCTGGACACACGATCCGAGGCGGTGACGCGACTGATTCGCAACCAGATCACCGACTATCATGTCCTGTGGTCGCAGGGCTCCAAGATGCTGTCGCAGTACCGCGAGTGGAACGAGTTCCTCAACATATTTGGCCACGAGGCCGGCCAGAAGCTCTTCCGGCGGCACATGAAGAAGCTGCGCGACGATCATCTCAACAAGAAGCTACATCAGTATTTGGACAAGTTCGCATTGGCCCTGGAGTACCTGCTGCCGGACATTGGGGCCCTGAATATCAGCGATGACGATGCGTGGGAGTGCGCCAGGAATTATCTGCAGAATCACATCGAGTTCGAGCAGTACTTCTTCGAGTGCCCGCAGGCCTCGTGGACGGAGCTGGTGGACATGGACGAGGCGGAGGACGAGGCCCGCATTCCGTTCGATGTGCTGGAGACTTCCGAGGCAGAGACCGTCTTCCGTAACTACTTGAACTCGGTGCAGCAGGACAAGAAGAAGATTGG ATGGAAGCAGCAGTTCAAAATGCTGCTGGAGGAGTCTGGTTTTGTGACGCCCGGCAAGCAGCTGTCCGAGGTGCGAGTCCTCTTCATGGGCCGCGAATGCTTCGAGGCACTCTCGGAGCACGACTGCCAGCAGATCTACGATATCCACCAGGACGACATTATCGAGAAGAGCAAGCAGAACTTTGTGGAGCTTCTGCTGGAGCACGCTCAATACTTTCTGCAGTTCAAGAACGTGGACAACATCACGCAAGAGGATGTCCGCCAGATCACCGATGTCATCCAGGAGGATTCGCGCTACAAGATGCTCGATCGCTTGGACCAGGAGCGTCGCCTGATGCTCGTCCAGCACCTGCGCTTCATACACTGCCCCATCCGCGACCACTGCCCCTTTTTCTACAACTGTGTGGACAGCCTGATCGAGGAGGTACTGTCCGACAAGTCGGCCGGTAACCACAAGACGCCCAGCGGCGGTGGTTGGAAGAGTTCCGGCAGCGGCAGTGACCGCACGCTCAATCTGCTGATCGTGGGCTCCGAGCACCTGGCCAGCGATCTCCTCAACGACATCCGCATCTGCACCGGCAGCAAGGGCGAGTACATCTACGAGAACCAGACGTACTATCTCAACTACCGAATTGCCAACGGCGACATGGAGGCCTTCAAGGCCATCGATGTCTACTCGAGTG GCCTGATTTGCGTATACTCCAACCAGCAATCTTTTGAGACGCTCAAGGACAACTTGGAGCGCACGCTGCTCTGCAACCTGGAGCTGGAGGACAAGTTCGAGAACCTGCCCATTGTGCTGGTCTACCAGCCGCAGGATCTCAAGGAGAACGAGGTGGAGTACTTGCGCAACGAGGGCATGCGCCTGTCGGAGATGCTGCACTGCGACTTCATCGACCATACGCAGAACCACCAGAAGTACGTGTACGACATACTCAACATCGTCATCCTGTCGCTGAAGCTGACCGAGATGAAGAGCTACGAGCCATATCCCTCCAACCACACGGACCTGCGCATCCTGTGCTGCATCTTCTGTGGCGATCAGTACGACATCGAGAACATTGTGCAGCCGCTGGTGGCGGAATCGACGCTGGTCAAGGCCAGCGAGCACTCCATCATTGTCGACGTCTTCATTGGCGATGCCAAGCGGCGGGTGGAGTTTATCCTGTCTTCATATCACGGCACTAGCCAGTACCGCGATGAGCTGATCCATGGCTATATTTACTTTTACTCCGCCAAGCGTCGATCTTCGTTGGCAAATCTTAG CATCCTGGCAGCCCAGAATGCCAACATTCCATTGCAGATTATCGCGGTGACCGAGAGCGGGGGCGTAAATGCCTTCTTCAACAGCGATATTTGCCAGTTTCTGATCACCGAGGGCAATGCGGTGGCCGATCGCTTCAAGGGCAGCTTTATGACCTTCTCGGCGGATCAGTATGTCAAGT TTGCGTTCTATAATCCATTCCTGAAGACGGCCTGGGACAACAAGTACGAGGTGGAGAACCTGCATGTGGAGGAGTCAATTACTTTGGATTCGGGCGAGGGCACGCTGGAGAACTCTGTTAACCAGATGCCACGCCCGCCGCCGCGCCACGAGAGCTACATGCTGTCCAATACGCTGGGAACCGACGGTTCCGGCAGTGAGAACTACGAAATGGCTCCTACCCGATCTCTCAACTCATTAAATG AAGAAAGAGATATATCATTAGATGAAATCTACGATGACAACGAAAAGCCCAAGCACCTGCATCAAA CGGATGTCAGCGGGTCCAAGGATTCACTAGCCACCCATGATGCAG AGTGGCTGGAGGATAAGAGCGACGGGCGGCGGAACATGAACAAGAACTCGATTTGGAACAACTTCAGCGGATCGACACATGCCTACACCACCGGTCGCCGGCACATCGACTCCAATCTGAACAAGATCCGCCCGAAGGGACCCAGCCAAACGCTGAAGGTGGGCGAGGCGCCCAGTCGCAATTGCCCGGCCATGAGCTCCTCCACCTTCACCCTGCCCACCCAGCAGCCGGGCAAGCTCAACATGAAGAACTTCCAGCTGGTCAGCGATGCGGTGGCCAAGATGAATTTCACCGGCTCCGGTTCGGGCTCGGGCTCCGGCTCGGGATCGGGCAGCACTGGGCTGGGCCTGGGCCTGGGCACCGGTGGCAGCGGCAGCATGGGCGACTCGTATCTGGAGCCCTGCGACAAGGACGGCAAGCGCTATGACCATGCCCAGTTGGATGGCGAGGACGAGGACTCCGAGGAGCTGGCCGAGTACGAGCAGATCTACGAGAACGAAG ACTGCACCGAATCCGACAGCTGTGCCAGTTCCACGGAGCGACGGGTGCGCCAGCAGAATGCCTACTACAAGGCCAGCAAGAAGCCGGTGGCCGCcaagaagcagaagaagaagaaggtgGCCATCCCGGTGCAGACGCCGCGGGTTCCTCCGTTCGGCTCCTATGTGAGTCCGCCGGAGATTCCGCTGCACTACCAGCGCATGGTCGTTGGCGGCGGCGGGCCAGGTGAGAAAA AGAAACCTGAACCTTGCGTTCCCGATTTCATGAAGAGCGACAAGTCGCCGGAG TATTCCATGGTGCCGGAACTGGCGGCTGCCGGCATCTTTGGCACGGAGAACTTGCCCGAATACAACGCCAAGTGCTTGAAGGAGTACGAAAAGATGGAGAAGCTGGAGAAGCGGCGCCTCAAGGAGGAGACGGCCCGGCTGCGCAAGCTCCAGGAGAAGGAGAAGGAGCAGGAGAAGAAGCTCAAGCGCAAACTCAAGCAGAATTCCAAGGGCCTGGTTGAGTCGGCGGAGGCGCAGTTTGGCAAGCTGATGATTAGCTCTGAGCAGGGCGAGATCCCCATCTTCCTCAACAAGTGTGTGGAGTTCATCGAGAAGGAGGGCCTGGATTCCGAGGGCATCTACAGGGTGCCGGGTAGCAGGGCGCACGTGGACATGCTGTTCCAGCGATTCGAAGAGG ATACCAAAACTGAGATCGATGCGCTGGACATTCCCGTCAACGCAGTGGCCACCGCACTGAAGGACTTCTTCTCCAAGCGCCTGCCGCCGCTGTTCAGCAAGGACATTATCAAGGAGCTGGAGGAGATTGCCG GTTCCCGCGGAGTGGGCAACTCCAAGCTGAATGTGGAGGTCAAAACGGACCGGAGTTGTCGCTTGATAGCTTTAAAATCGCTGCTCCAAAAGCTGCCGCCCATCAATTTTGCCATACTCAAATACATATTCCAGCACTTTGTGCA CGTCTCGGACAACTCGAAGCTAAACAGCATGGACAGCAAGAACCTGGCCATCTGCTGGTGGCCCACACTCATTCCCATCGACTTCACCGACATGGGCCACTTCGAGCAGCTGCGTCCGTATCTGGAGGACATTGTCCAGACCATGATCGACCAGTTCCCGTATCTGTTCTGCGGCAAGGACGCCTTTGTCATGGTCTAG
- the LOC119558063 gene encoding rho GTPase-activating protein 190 isoform X2: MRQFNISVIGLSGTEKDRGQVGVGKSCLCNRFMRPMADDYFIDHISVLSQSDFSGRIVNNDHFLYWGDVRKTTDEGVEYQFNIIEQTEFMDDSTFQAFKVGKMDPYSKRCTATKVFSAEKLMYICKNQLGIEKEYEQKVMPDGRLSIDGFVVVFDVSPVPNRSVEKQVEFVQNVIATILKNKKPLVLVTTKNDDAYELYVREAEKISQRKDYKSTVQLIETSAHESINIDLAFLLLAQMIDKVKNRVKIISYQESAKSRKELLDTRSEAVTRLIRNQITDYHVLWSQGSKMLSQYREWNEFLNIFGHEAGQKLFRRHMKKLRDDHLNKKLHQYLDKFALALEYLLPDIGALNISDDDAWECARNYLQNHIEFEQYFFECPQASWTELVDMDEAEDEARIPFDVLETSEAETVFRNYLNSVQQDKKKIGWKQQFKMLLEESGFVTPGKQLSEVRVLFMGRECFEALSEHDCQQIYDIHQDDIIEKSKQNFVELLLEHAQYFLQFKNVDNITQEDVRQITDVIQEDSRYKMLDRLDQERRLMLVQHLRFIHCPIRDHCPFFYNCVDSLIEEVLSDKSAGNHKTPSGGGWKSSGSGSDRTLNLLIVGSEHLASDLLNDIRICTGSKGEYIYENQTYYLNYRIANGDMEAFKAIDVYSSGLICVYSNQQSFETLKDNLERTLLCNLELEDKFENLPIVLVYQPQDLKENEVEYLRNEGMRLSEMLHCDFIDHTQNHQKYVYDILNIVILSLKLTEMKSYEPYPSNHTDLRILCCIFCGDQYDIENIVQPLVAESTLVKASEHSIIVDVFIGDAKRRVEFILSSYHGTSQYRDELIHGYIYFYSAKRRSSLANLSILAAQNANIPLQIIAVTESGGVNAFFNSDICQFLITEGNAVADRFKGSFMTFSADQYVKFAFYNPFLKTAWDNKYEVENLHVEESITLDSGEGTLENSVNQMPRPPPRHESYMLSNTLGTDGSGSENYEMAPTRSLNSLNEERDISLDEIYDDNEKPKHLHQRFQIFPPPTTPPEPAPPDHQLITCTYKSQFVSASESSLEEITSDVSGSKDSLATHDAEWLEDKSDGRRNMNKNSIWNNFSGSTHAYTTGRRHIDSNLNKIRPKGPSQTLKVGEAPSRNCPAMSSSTFTLPTQQPGKLNMKNFQLVSDAVAKMNFTGSGSGSGSGSGSGSTGLGLGLGTGGSGSMGDSYLEPCDKDGKRYDHAQLDGEDEDSEELAEYEQIYENEDCTESDSCASSTERRVRQQNAYYKASKKPVAAKKQKKKKVAIPVQTPRVPPFGSYVSPPEIPLHYQRMVVGGGGPGEKKKPEPCVPDFMKSDKSPEYSMVPELAAAGIFGTENLPEYNAKCLKEYEKMEKLEKRRLKEETARLRKLQEKEKEQEKKLKRKLKQNSKGLVESAEAQFGKLMISSEQGEIPIFLNKCVEFIEKEGLDSEGIYRVPGSRAHVDMLFQRFEEDTKTEIDALDIPVNAVATALKDFFSKRLPPLFSKDIIKELEEIAGSRGVGNSKLNVEVKTDRSCRLIALKSLLQKLPPINFAILKYIFQHFVHVSDNSKLNSMDSKNLAICWWPTLIPIDFTDMGHFEQLRPYLEDIVQTMIDQFPYLFCGKDAFVMV; encoded by the exons ATGCGTCAGTTTAACATCTCGGTCATTGGACTATCCGGGACCGAAAAGGACCGCGGCCAGGTGGGCGTGGGCAAGTCATGCCTGTGCAACAGATTCATGCGCCCGATGGCCGACGACTACTTCATCGATCACATATCAGTGCTCAGCCAGAGCGACTTCAGTGGCCGGATCGTGAACAACGACCACTTCCTCTATTGGGGCGATGTGCGCAAGACGACGGACGAGGGCGTCGAGTACCAGTTCAACATCATCGAGCAGACCGAGTTCATGGACGACTCCACCTTCCAGGCCTTTAAGGTGGGCAAGATGGATCCGTACTCGAAGCGGTGCACCGCCACCAAGGTCTTCTCCGCGGAGAAGCTAATGTACATATGCAAGAATCAGTTGGGCATCGAGAAGGAGTACGAGCAGAAGGTGATGCCCGATGGCCGGCTCAGTATCGATGGCTTTGTGGTCGTCTTCGATGTGAGTCCGGTGCCCAATCGCAGTGTGGAGAAGCAGGTGGAGTTTGTGCAGAATGTTATCGCCACCATACTGAAGAACAAGAAGCCCCTGGTGCTGGTGACTACCAAGAACGACGACGCCTACGAGTTGTATGTCCGCGAGGCGGAGAAGATTAGCCAGCGGAAGGACTATAAGAGCACCGTTCAGTTAATCGAGACATCGGCCCACGAGAGCATCAACATCGATTTGGCCTTCCTCCTGCTCGCCCAGATGATCGACAAGGTTAAGAACCGGGTCAAGATCATCTCTTACCAGGAGTCAGCCAAATCACGCAAGGAGCTCCTGGACACACGATCCGAGGCGGTGACGCGACTGATTCGCAACCAGATCACCGACTATCATGTCCTGTGGTCGCAGGGCTCCAAGATGCTGTCGCAGTACCGCGAGTGGAACGAGTTCCTCAACATATTTGGCCACGAGGCCGGCCAGAAGCTCTTCCGGCGGCACATGAAGAAGCTGCGCGACGATCATCTCAACAAGAAGCTACATCAGTATTTGGACAAGTTCGCATTGGCCCTGGAGTACCTGCTGCCGGACATTGGGGCCCTGAATATCAGCGATGACGATGCGTGGGAGTGCGCCAGGAATTATCTGCAGAATCACATCGAGTTCGAGCAGTACTTCTTCGAGTGCCCGCAGGCCTCGTGGACGGAGCTGGTGGACATGGACGAGGCGGAGGACGAGGCCCGCATTCCGTTCGATGTGCTGGAGACTTCCGAGGCAGAGACCGTCTTCCGTAACTACTTGAACTCGGTGCAGCAGGACAAGAAGAAGATTGG ATGGAAGCAGCAGTTCAAAATGCTGCTGGAGGAGTCTGGTTTTGTGACGCCCGGCAAGCAGCTGTCCGAGGTGCGAGTCCTCTTCATGGGCCGCGAATGCTTCGAGGCACTCTCGGAGCACGACTGCCAGCAGATCTACGATATCCACCAGGACGACATTATCGAGAAGAGCAAGCAGAACTTTGTGGAGCTTCTGCTGGAGCACGCTCAATACTTTCTGCAGTTCAAGAACGTGGACAACATCACGCAAGAGGATGTCCGCCAGATCACCGATGTCATCCAGGAGGATTCGCGCTACAAGATGCTCGATCGCTTGGACCAGGAGCGTCGCCTGATGCTCGTCCAGCACCTGCGCTTCATACACTGCCCCATCCGCGACCACTGCCCCTTTTTCTACAACTGTGTGGACAGCCTGATCGAGGAGGTACTGTCCGACAAGTCGGCCGGTAACCACAAGACGCCCAGCGGCGGTGGTTGGAAGAGTTCCGGCAGCGGCAGTGACCGCACGCTCAATCTGCTGATCGTGGGCTCCGAGCACCTGGCCAGCGATCTCCTCAACGACATCCGCATCTGCACCGGCAGCAAGGGCGAGTACATCTACGAGAACCAGACGTACTATCTCAACTACCGAATTGCCAACGGCGACATGGAGGCCTTCAAGGCCATCGATGTCTACTCGAGTG GCCTGATTTGCGTATACTCCAACCAGCAATCTTTTGAGACGCTCAAGGACAACTTGGAGCGCACGCTGCTCTGCAACCTGGAGCTGGAGGACAAGTTCGAGAACCTGCCCATTGTGCTGGTCTACCAGCCGCAGGATCTCAAGGAGAACGAGGTGGAGTACTTGCGCAACGAGGGCATGCGCCTGTCGGAGATGCTGCACTGCGACTTCATCGACCATACGCAGAACCACCAGAAGTACGTGTACGACATACTCAACATCGTCATCCTGTCGCTGAAGCTGACCGAGATGAAGAGCTACGAGCCATATCCCTCCAACCACACGGACCTGCGCATCCTGTGCTGCATCTTCTGTGGCGATCAGTACGACATCGAGAACATTGTGCAGCCGCTGGTGGCGGAATCGACGCTGGTCAAGGCCAGCGAGCACTCCATCATTGTCGACGTCTTCATTGGCGATGCCAAGCGGCGGGTGGAGTTTATCCTGTCTTCATATCACGGCACTAGCCAGTACCGCGATGAGCTGATCCATGGCTATATTTACTTTTACTCCGCCAAGCGTCGATCTTCGTTGGCAAATCTTAG CATCCTGGCAGCCCAGAATGCCAACATTCCATTGCAGATTATCGCGGTGACCGAGAGCGGGGGCGTAAATGCCTTCTTCAACAGCGATATTTGCCAGTTTCTGATCACCGAGGGCAATGCGGTGGCCGATCGCTTCAAGGGCAGCTTTATGACCTTCTCGGCGGATCAGTATGTCAAGT TTGCGTTCTATAATCCATTCCTGAAGACGGCCTGGGACAACAAGTACGAGGTGGAGAACCTGCATGTGGAGGAGTCAATTACTTTGGATTCGGGCGAGGGCACGCTGGAGAACTCTGTTAACCAGATGCCACGCCCGCCGCCGCGCCACGAGAGCTACATGCTGTCCAATACGCTGGGAACCGACGGTTCCGGCAGTGAGAACTACGAAATGGCTCCTACCCGATCTCTCAACTCATTAAATG AAGAAAGAGATATATCATTAGATGAAATCTACGATGACAACGAAAAGCCCAAGCACCTGCATCAAA GATTCCAGATATTCCCTCCTCCAACAACTCCTCCAGAGCCAGCCCCTCCAGATCATCAGCTCATTACATGCACATATAAGAGTCAATTCGTTTCGGCTTCAGAATCAAGTTTGGAAGAAATAACAT CGGATGTCAGCGGGTCCAAGGATTCACTAGCCACCCATGATGCAG AGTGGCTGGAGGATAAGAGCGACGGGCGGCGGAACATGAACAAGAACTCGATTTGGAACAACTTCAGCGGATCGACACATGCCTACACCACCGGTCGCCGGCACATCGACTCCAATCTGAACAAGATCCGCCCGAAGGGACCCAGCCAAACGCTGAAGGTGGGCGAGGCGCCCAGTCGCAATTGCCCGGCCATGAGCTCCTCCACCTTCACCCTGCCCACCCAGCAGCCGGGCAAGCTCAACATGAAGAACTTCCAGCTGGTCAGCGATGCGGTGGCCAAGATGAATTTCACCGGCTCCGGTTCGGGCTCGGGCTCCGGCTCGGGATCGGGCAGCACTGGGCTGGGCCTGGGCCTGGGCACCGGTGGCAGCGGCAGCATGGGCGACTCGTATCTGGAGCCCTGCGACAAGGACGGCAAGCGCTATGACCATGCCCAGTTGGATGGCGAGGACGAGGACTCCGAGGAGCTGGCCGAGTACGAGCAGATCTACGAGAACGAAG ACTGCACCGAATCCGACAGCTGTGCCAGTTCCACGGAGCGACGGGTGCGCCAGCAGAATGCCTACTACAAGGCCAGCAAGAAGCCGGTGGCCGCcaagaagcagaagaagaagaaggtgGCCATCCCGGTGCAGACGCCGCGGGTTCCTCCGTTCGGCTCCTATGTGAGTCCGCCGGAGATTCCGCTGCACTACCAGCGCATGGTCGTTGGCGGCGGCGGGCCAGGTGAGAAAA AGAAACCTGAACCTTGCGTTCCCGATTTCATGAAGAGCGACAAGTCGCCGGAG TATTCCATGGTGCCGGAACTGGCGGCTGCCGGCATCTTTGGCACGGAGAACTTGCCCGAATACAACGCCAAGTGCTTGAAGGAGTACGAAAAGATGGAGAAGCTGGAGAAGCGGCGCCTCAAGGAGGAGACGGCCCGGCTGCGCAAGCTCCAGGAGAAGGAGAAGGAGCAGGAGAAGAAGCTCAAGCGCAAACTCAAGCAGAATTCCAAGGGCCTGGTTGAGTCGGCGGAGGCGCAGTTTGGCAAGCTGATGATTAGCTCTGAGCAGGGCGAGATCCCCATCTTCCTCAACAAGTGTGTGGAGTTCATCGAGAAGGAGGGCCTGGATTCCGAGGGCATCTACAGGGTGCCGGGTAGCAGGGCGCACGTGGACATGCTGTTCCAGCGATTCGAAGAGG ATACCAAAACTGAGATCGATGCGCTGGACATTCCCGTCAACGCAGTGGCCACCGCACTGAAGGACTTCTTCTCCAAGCGCCTGCCGCCGCTGTTCAGCAAGGACATTATCAAGGAGCTGGAGGAGATTGCCG GTTCCCGCGGAGTGGGCAACTCCAAGCTGAATGTGGAGGTCAAAACGGACCGGAGTTGTCGCTTGATAGCTTTAAAATCGCTGCTCCAAAAGCTGCCGCCCATCAATTTTGCCATACTCAAATACATATTCCAGCACTTTGTGCA CGTCTCGGACAACTCGAAGCTAAACAGCATGGACAGCAAGAACCTGGCCATCTGCTGGTGGCCCACACTCATTCCCATCGACTTCACCGACATGGGCCACTTCGAGCAGCTGCGTCCGTATCTGGAGGACATTGTCCAGACCATGATCGACCAGTTCCCGTATCTGTTCTGCGGCAAGGACGCCTTTGTCATGGTCTAG